The sequence ACGCCGCTCAAGTTGGGCCCATTCGAAACCAATCTCGGCAGCCTGATTGGCGGTGGTGTGAACGGCATCGCGGCCGGGCGCGGCGATCTGGCCCGCGACGCGAACAATCCCTACGGCCCGCCGTCACCGGGCGCCCTCAGTCCGGCCGACGAGGCCAGGGCGAAAGCCCAGAGAAATCAAGGCAAGGATGAGAGTGCTGCCGAAGCGGAGCGCAAGTTGACCGAGGCGCTCGAACTGGGGCGGGCCATGCAGCAAGCGGAAGCGGACAAGAAGGCGCAGCAGGATGCGGACAAGGCCAAGGAGGACAAGGCGTTGGAAGACGCCACCAACGATGACCCTGACGAAGGCGCTGACGATGGTGACGATGACGACGATGGTGATGAGGCCGGCACGCTCACGTATTCTGATCCAGATGCGGCGGCGAACGCGCAGGTCGTGCTCCCGACGGCCAAGGAGCTCGAGGCCCGGCTCAATCAGGACAAGCGCCCGGTGAATCCAAACGGCGGTGGCGGTTCGCCGCAGATTGACGCGTCGTCGCCACCACCGCAGTCGGGCGGCCTGGACCCCACCATTGCCTACTTCGATGGCGAAGGGAGTGGCTTGCTCGGCGGCACCGGCGTCCCCAAGCTCAGCATTGCACCCATCACGTATGTGCGAGGCTGGGAGCCCCCGGTGGGGGGGCCATCACAAGGTGGCGGGTCCGCACCCAATGCGGGCAAGTCCTGGCCGCAAGGCTGAACCGGGCCGGCAGGGGGGCGAGCCGCTGGGGCGACCCCTCCGCCGTCTTGGGAAAGTGGTTCCCAAACGCATGAAACTTCCCTGGGGGCTGACGCATGGATTTGAAGGAATTGATTCCCCTCATCACCTTCATGCTGGGAGCAGTCCTCACGCTCGTCACGGAGGCCACCCAATACCAGCGTCAGGTCAAACGTGAGCGCGAGGCCAGAGCCGCCGAGCGAGCAGACCAGCAGGCCAGGGCCACCGCCGAGTTCCAGGTGCAGACGATGCTGGCGCTCCAGGAGTCCCTGTCCAAGGTCATCAGCCACATGCAACAGCGGGTCTTCAGCGGCCAGCTCTCGGAGGCGGAGTTCAAGGAACTGACGGAGGCCCAGGTCCGGACCCTGGTCCTGAAGGTCCGCGTTCAGGACGATGCGTTGCGGCAACGTGTCGAGCGACTCACCGCTGTCTTGATCGAGCTCGCGGAAACACGTGAGCCTGCCAGGGTCAGCAGCTTGTGGTCGGAGGCATTCACTGGCTTTCACGAGGCAAACGAACGAATCGGAGTCCTGCTGCGAGCCCCGTGAGCCCTGTCTCAGGTCCAACGACCAAAGGGCGGGAGAGGTGTGGAACCGGGTCAACTCCACTCCTTCATCCGCTCCTTGCTGGCCGCTGCCTCGAGCCCCGCGCTCGCCTCCTCCACACTCCGAGCCGCGCCGCTCCGACAGGTGCGTCGACTCGAGCTCGAACCCGCCGAGGCGCCAGAGCTGACCGGCAGCCCTCTCTCAACAGGGCCCTCTTGGAAAATCCACTGCTGGATGCATCGGAATGCGTACAGTCCCGCGCATGACTCGTCACCTTCTCGCCAGCCTCCTCCTCGTCGCCACCGCCTGCGCCACCACCGGGCAGAAGCAGCCCTCTGCGTCCCCCAGCGGGCCCACTGCGTCCACCACCACCACGCTCGATGTCGCCTGGACACCGCTCGCGTTTCTCGTCGGCGAGTGGGGGGATGCGCCGGGTGCGACGCCGGGAGAGAGCCGGGGATGGTTCTCGCTCCAGCCGGAGCTCGGCGGCAAGGTGCTCGTCCGCCGCAACGTGAACGAGTCTCCTCGGGGGCGTCATGAGGACCTCATGACCTTCTACCGCGAGGGTGAGAACCTCCGGGCCTTCTACGTGGACAACGAGGACCACGTCATCCACTACACGGTGGTCCCCGGCGACCGGAGCGTCACGCTCACCAGCGACGAGGTGCCCGGACGCCCGCGCTTCCGGCTGACCTACCAGCAGAAGGAGGACGCGAAGCTGGACATCGTCTTCGCCATCCAGCCGCCCGGTGCGACCGAGTTCAAGACGTACCTCCAGGGCACCGTGGTGCGGCGCTGACGAAGGGCGTGCGGAACGGGCGCGTGCCCCTCTCCCGGCGGGAGGGGGATTTTCCCATGAGCCACCACGCGCTTGATAGACGAGGTCTCGAGGAGCCGTGACCGGAGTCGGGGGGCATCGTGATGAAGACTGCGGACCGTGAGCTGCGGAACCTGTTGGAGCAGACGCAGGCGGAGGTCAAGCGTCTGAAGAACCAACTGGCCGTGCGCGAGAAGCCGGATGCTTCCGTGGCGAAGCTGCGGGCACTGGAGAAGGAGCTCCAGACGGCCCACCTTCAAATCCGCGAGCTGGAGACGCAGAACGCGAAGCTTCAGGACGAGCACGGCAGCCAGTTGATGGCGCTCAACGCCGAGCTGAAGCGGGCCCACGCGGAGACGGCGCGGACACTCGGCGAGGAGGAGCGGCTGCGGACGGAATTGAAGAAGGTCTCCGATGCGCTGGCCCGCGCGAAGGAGCAGTCAAAGCGCGCGAAGGACCGCCCCCAGTCCAGCAGCCGCTCACCCCTGGACCTGCTCCGGGAGCTCTTCGCTCGCTCCACGAAGGAGGAGCTCGAGCAGGCGCGCAAGGAGGTGGCCCGGTTGCACCAGCAACTCAGTCGCGTCCAGCCCAGGCGCGCCGGACGTCGCTGAGCTTCGGGCCGCGCCCCCCGGCGCGGATGCCACTCAGTCGATGGTCACCAGGACGAACTTGTTGTTGATGTCCCGGTCCACCGGCGTGACCACCTTGTCCGGGCCCACCGCGTTGCGCAGCAGGTTGAGGCGGTTGTGCTCCACCAGCGCCCACTCGCGACCGGGCCTCGCGGCCAGGTTGCGCATGCGCGTGTTGGCGTCGTTGCTGCGGTACTGCTCAATCGTGTTGCTCGAATAGAACGTCTCGCCGCGCCAGTTCATCATGTACGCGACGATGGGCTCGTCCGCCTTGCGCTGCGCGTAGTAGCGCCAGAAGAGGTCGCGCTGCGTCCAGTGGTGTGACAGGTCCACCCAGTGGCTCCAGTTGAACCAGAGGGCCACGCCCGCCGCCAATGCCCAGAAGGTGCCGAACAGCATCACCCGCGCGCGCAGGAGGGCCGCCACCACCGCCAGCGCTCCGGCCACAGCGAAGGTGAAGCCCAGGGTGCTCTTGATGTTGACGGGCTCGGACAGCGCCTTGAGCAGCGAGTCCTCCGCCACCGGCTGTCGGAAGCCGCGCGCCGCCAGCGCTACACCCGCCACCGCGATGAGCCCCGCCACCGTCTGTAGCGAGGTGCGCCCCTCCGTGCCGGGACGCGTGGACTGCCAGCCCAGGAAGCCGGCCGCGCCCAGCAGTGCCAGGCCCAGAAGGGCTGACGCGGACACCTGCGCCTGCGACGCCACCGCGCCCAGCGTGGCCACGCCCGCCAGCAACATGCCCAGGGCCACCGCGCGCGAGCCCGGTGATGCCTTCTCCTTCGCTCGCGGGGAGAACGCGTCGAACGAGAGGTACACGCCGAAGGCCAGCAGCACCAGCGTCACGAGGTCACCGGTCCACAGCGGACGCGAAGCGAAGAAGGCGATGGGCTTGGACACCAGGTCCTGCGGATACGGACGGTCGTAATTGAAGACGAACAGGTCGGTGAAGTTCTTCGGGTTCTCCGCCAGGTCCTTGCCCACGAGGATGAAGAGCACCAGCCCGAAGATGAGACTCACCGCATGCGAGGAGATGCCTTCCTCCCACAGCCGGTCCGCGAAGATTGCCAGCAGAATCGCCAGCCCCGGCAGCACCGGGAAGACGTAGTGGTGGAACTTCGTGGCGCTGGAAGACAGCAGGTAGAACGAGAAGGCCACCCACAACACCGCGATGAGCGCCAGGTGGTCCGCCTTGCTCGTCGAGCGCAGCCGCAGCCGCGACACGACAGCGAAGGCGCCGGGCAGCAGCGCCACCCAGGGGAAGATGGCGTAGCCGCCCTGCTCGATGAAGTAGATGAACGTGCCGCCCGGCGTGGTGGTGTACACGCCCGCCGTGAGGCGGTTGAGGTGGTCGTGGATGAAGAAGCGGTACCAGAAGAGCTTCCCCTCGTCGTCCACCTGGTCGAAGAGGGACATGGTGAGGTACCAGGGCACCGCCACCGCGAAGAAGACGAGGATGCCCGTACCCAGGTGCATCCGGTACATCTGCCCCCACAGCACCGGCATGGGCAGGCGGCCCTCGCGCACGTCCTTGCGGAACTTCTTGTCCGACAGCCAGCGCAGGTGCCGCTCCACGCTGGTGCCGTCCCAGGGGATGACGGCCAGCGCCGCGTAGAGCATCAGGATGACGGCGGGCAGGCCCACGCCGAGCAGGCCCTTGGCCAGCGTGGCCAGACCAGCGAAGAAGTAGAAGCCGTACCACCACGCGGCGCGGTGCTTCGTCGTCTCATCCAACTGGCCGATGAGCGCGCACGCCATGGCGCACACGAACGTCGTGACGAAGGGAGTGTCCGTCACTGTCTGGCGCGTCAGCAGGAAGTACAGCGGCATGGTGGCCAGGATGAAGCCGGTGGCCAGGCCCGCGCGGCGGCTCACCACGCGCGCCACCGCCAGTGACAAGAGCGCCACCGCGGTGATGCTCAAGAGGGCGAAGGGGATGCGCATGCCCCACTCGGTGTACAGGCCCAGCGCGCCCTCGGTGCGCACGGTGCCCACAATCTCCATGCCCAGCGCCTGCATCCACATGGTGAGCGGCGGCTTGGAGAAGAACCAGGAGCCTTCCCAGAAGGGGTACACGTAGTCGCGGCGCTCGATCATCATCCGAGCCACCTCGCCGTAGTGCGTCTCCCAGCAATCCCACAGTCCTACTGCCCCCAGGTACGGGAGGAAGAGCAGGGCCGCGAAGCCGGCGGTGGCCACCACGACGCGCGTACTGAAGGGCAGTGCCAGCCACCGCTTCATCCAATTCGTCGAGAGGGTCCCCTTGCCGAGAACGGCCTCGGTGAAGGTCTGCTCCTGTTCGCCTTCGCTCGCCACGGGCTGAAGCTCCTTGAGTCGTTTCGCCGGATGGCCCGCGAGGGGCGGGCTGCGGACTTATATCCCCGCCACCCCGCAGTCGACCATCACCACCGACGCTCAGGGAGAGATGCTGTTCTCCGTGAAGGTCACCGGGCCGTAGCGCACCACGTTGTCGGAGTCGTAGTACCGCACCGTCAACGTGGCCGGGCTCACGGTGGTGTTCACGTCGAACACTCCATACACGGGCGTCGCGTCGTGCAGGAAGAGCACCTGCGGGTCCGACACGGTGGGCGCCGGGCGGCGCGTCGTCGCCACCGGGGTGGGCATGAACTCGTAGAGGTTGTACGGCGCGATGTCATTCAGCTTGAACGCGCCCGACCAGTGCTGGTCTCCCGACAGCAGCACCACCCCACGGATGTTGTTGTTCTTGATGTAGTTGAAGATCTCCGCGCGCTCGGCCTTGAAGCCCCCCCAGGCGTCGCTGCCCGTCGTGCCGAAGTCGTTCCACGGCACGGAGGACACCAGGAACTTGAACTTCGCCGTGGAGGTGGAGAGCCACGTCTTCAGGTCCGCCTTCTGCGTCGCGCCGAGCATCGTCTCGCCCGGGTCATTGGTGGCCGTGTTCTGAGTCCGGAAGGTGCGCGTGTCGAGCACGTAGAAGTCCGCCTGCCCCACCCGGAACGAGTAGTACAGCTCGCCAGCCGTTCGCGGCGTCGGCGTCTGGTTGGCGACGTAGGCCTCATACGCCGAGCGCGCCGGGACGTACTTGCCCGTCTTGCCATTGTCCCAGTCGTTCTGGATTTCGTGGTCGTCCCACATCATGAACATGGGGCTCTGACGCATCATCGAGCGGAGCGAGGCCTGCGCCCAGTTCTGCCGGTACTTCGCCAGGTACTGCTCGTAGGTGCTGGCGACGACGGCACCCGAGTCCGCGTACACCAGGTCGCCGATGAACAGCGTGAAGTCGGGGCTCTTCGCGGCGAGCTTGTCGAAAATCTCGACCTGGGCGCTCTTCGCCGGGTCCGGCTCGTAAATCCAACCGGCGGACACGTCCGCGCCGAAGGCGAAGCGGAAGGAGCCCGCCGTGCCCGGCGTCCCCAACGTCTTCACCGTGGCCTGGGACTGCGAGTCCACGTCGCAGTCCACCGCCGGCCGGAAGTCATAGACGGTGTTCGCCGCGAGCCCCGCGAGCGTCACCACGGCGGTGAGGTCCTTGTTCACGTCGAAGAGGGCGTCCGCGCTGGTGAGCCACGTGTTGCTCGACGCGGGCTTGTACTGCACCCGGAAGGTGCGCGCGGCATGGCCCCGGGCCCAGACCTTCACCGAGGTGTCCGTCACCGACGCGAGCACCGGCCCCAGGGCCAGACCCGGCACGAGGCCCCGGTACACCCCGACCATGCCCGACGCGGGGTCGGAGTAGGGCGCCTCGCCGGGCACGCCCACCGCCACGTCACCCTTGCCATCACCATTC comes from Pyxidicoccus parkwaysis and encodes:
- a CDS encoding ArnT family glycosyltransferase — encoded protein: MASEGEQEQTFTEAVLGKGTLSTNWMKRWLALPFSTRVVVATAGFAALLFLPYLGAVGLWDCWETHYGEVARMMIERRDYVYPFWEGSWFFSKPPLTMWMQALGMEIVGTVRTEGALGLYTEWGMRIPFALLSITAVALLSLAVARVVSRRAGLATGFILATMPLYFLLTRQTVTDTPFVTTFVCAMACALIGQLDETTKHRAAWWYGFYFFAGLATLAKGLLGVGLPAVILMLYAALAVIPWDGTSVERHLRWLSDKKFRKDVREGRLPMPVLWGQMYRMHLGTGILVFFAVAVPWYLTMSLFDQVDDEGKLFWYRFFIHDHLNRLTAGVYTTTPGGTFIYFIEQGGYAIFPWVALLPGAFAVVSRLRLRSTSKADHLALIAVLWVAFSFYLLSSSATKFHHYVFPVLPGLAILLAIFADRLWEEGISSHAVSLIFGLVLFILVGKDLAENPKNFTDLFVFNYDRPYPQDLVSKPIAFFASRPLWTGDLVTLVLLAFGVYLSFDAFSPRAKEKASPGSRAVALGMLLAGVATLGAVASQAQVSASALLGLALLGAAGFLGWQSTRPGTEGRTSLQTVAGLIAVAGVALAARGFRQPVAEDSLLKALSEPVNIKSTLGFTFAVAGALAVVAALLRARVMLFGTFWALAAGVALWFNWSHWVDLSHHWTQRDLFWRYYAQRKADEPIVAYMMNWRGETFYSSNTIEQYRSNDANTRMRNLAARPGREWALVEHNRLNLLRNAVGPDKVVTPVDRDINNKFVLVTID
- a CDS encoding alkaline phosphatase D family protein; amino-acid sequence: MAALLFLGAGTLLSPGAALAGIACPPQARYQATLLTPSTGGGTNMAGDRFGGAVAWGDFNHDGYADLAVGAPEDEVGTVRSGAVFVFPGSSTGLGTGTVLTQSAGGGSNEAGDRFGFSLATGDFNGDGYDDLAVGAPLEDRGDTNDGVIYIFQGSATGLHSGTFKDQEALGGVMQANDQLGYALAAGDFNHDGRDDLAASAPNEDGSGVVFLLRGSTSGLVAWSIKNQTHGGGSNTAGDRFGHALAAGDHNGDGYDDLFIGTPYEDLGDVTDSGAVFLFKGSSAGLTTGSWFSQTEAGGTDETGDHFGAALVLGDFNKDNKADLVVGAPDEAPGGFPRGGSIFVFPGTTGSLTGYWRSQENSGGDPVELADGFGRALAAGDVDADGYDDLVVGAPNESPTGSVNSGAVFLYAGTPSNLQTGRRLTQQELGSANESGDGFGTALAIGDSNGDGKGDVAVGVPGEAPYSDPASGMVGVYRGLVPGLALGPVLASVTDTSVKVWARGHAARTFRVQYKPASSNTWLTSADALFDVNKDLTAVVTLAGLAANTVYDFRPAVDCDVDSQSQATVKTLGTPGTAGSFRFAFGADVSAGWIYEPDPAKSAQVEIFDKLAAKSPDFTLFIGDLVYADSGAVVASTYEQYLAKYRQNWAQASLRSMMRQSPMFMMWDDHEIQNDWDNGKTGKYVPARSAYEAYVANQTPTPRTAGELYYSFRVGQADFYVLDTRTFRTQNTATNDPGETMLGATQKADLKTWLSTSTAKFKFLVSSVPWNDFGTTGSDAWGGFKAERAEIFNYIKNNNIRGVVLLSGDQHWSGAFKLNDIAPYNLYEFMPTPVATTRRPAPTVSDPQVLFLHDATPVYGVFDVNTTVSPATLTVRYYDSDNVVRYGPVTFTENSISP